A window from Mycolicibacterium tokaiense encodes these proteins:
- a CDS encoding CynX/NimT family MFS transporter, translated as MKQADDQDVSSADFRDNPVSVVAGGALLAVAVVLTALNLRPAVTSVAPLLGEMRVEFGVTATWAGLLTTLPALCFAAAGLAAPRLSARIGLGRTVSLSLLIIAAGLLIRVAGGSTVVLGASLVACAGIALVNVLIPVVIKGSFPARIGLMTGIYTAALQAGGALGSAVTPGLEGPLGGWRPALAVWAALALIALAVWVPVSRRHGAAWVRRIEHAEPPRSLLRNRLAWTVTVFFGCQAFMAYIVMGWLPEVFIDNGVPKVQAGVLVGLASLIGVPIALVVAPMAARRGSQSGWIVGLGLFGVVGILGVMLAPAAQPVLWSVLIGIGQSVFALAIAVIALRARTAEETAQLSGMAQGLGYLIAGTGPLLFGVLHDVSGGWTVPWTLFLVVYAVQMATGAVAGRNRYV; from the coding sequence ATGAAACAAGCCGATGATCAGGACGTTTCATCGGCGGATTTCCGGGACAACCCTGTTTCGGTTGTCGCTGGGGGTGCACTGTTGGCGGTGGCGGTGGTGCTCACCGCGCTGAACCTGCGGCCCGCGGTGACCAGCGTCGCGCCTCTGCTGGGTGAGATGCGCGTGGAATTCGGTGTCACGGCCACCTGGGCCGGTCTGCTCACCACCTTGCCCGCGCTGTGTTTTGCCGCCGCCGGACTGGCCGCCCCGCGGTTGTCGGCGCGGATCGGGCTGGGGCGCACGGTGTCACTGTCGCTGCTGATCATCGCGGCGGGCCTGCTCATCCGCGTCGCTGGCGGATCCACTGTGGTGCTGGGCGCCAGCCTGGTCGCCTGTGCCGGTATCGCCTTGGTCAACGTGCTGATCCCCGTCGTGATCAAAGGGTCGTTCCCGGCCCGGATCGGCCTGATGACCGGTATCTACACCGCTGCGCTGCAAGCAGGTGGGGCCTTGGGGTCGGCGGTCACGCCCGGTCTCGAGGGGCCGCTGGGCGGCTGGCGGCCGGCGCTGGCGGTGTGGGCGGCGCTGGCTCTGATCGCCCTGGCCGTGTGGGTGCCGGTCTCCCGGCGCCATGGCGCGGCCTGGGTCCGACGGATCGAACACGCCGAGCCGCCACGTTCGCTGCTGCGCAACCGCCTGGCGTGGACTGTCACCGTGTTCTTCGGGTGCCAGGCCTTCATGGCCTACATCGTGATGGGTTGGTTGCCCGAGGTGTTCATCGACAACGGGGTGCCCAAGGTGCAGGCCGGCGTCCTGGTGGGCCTGGCCTCGCTCATTGGTGTGCCGATCGCGCTGGTGGTGGCCCCCATGGCCGCTCGTCGCGGGAGTCAGAGCGGGTGGATCGTCGGGCTCGGCCTGTTCGGAGTGGTGGGCATTCTCGGCGTCATGCTGGCGCCGGCGGCCCAGCCGGTGCTGTGGAGTGTGCTCATCGGCATCGGGCAGAGCGTCTTCGCTCTGGCGATCGCGGTGATCGCACTGCGTGCCCGGACCGCGGAGGAAACCGCGCAACTGTCTGGGATGGCCCAGGGACTGGGCTACCTGATCGCCGGTACCGGGCCCCTGCTGTTCGGCGTGCTCCACGACGTCAGCGGTGGCTGGACGGTGCCCTGGACTCTGTTCCTCGTGGTCTACGCCGTGCAGATGGCCACCGGCGCCGTCGCCGGACGCAACCGCTACGTCTAG
- a CDS encoding LysR substrate-binding domain-containing protein: MCRGRCRGRSARAVLAVSAGQAVALLPRGIAAFSVDASVRCIPVRDAPPQAVALAYNTNRIMPHLDAFATLCRKELGPRVRHLPRRLGAGEGASGSTL, encoded by the coding sequence GTGTGCCGTGGTCGATGTCGAGGTCGATCGGCTCGGGCGGTATTGGCGGTATCTGCCGGTCAAGCTGTCGCGCTGTTACCCAGAGGCATCGCAGCGTTCTCCGTCGATGCGAGCGTACGGTGCATACCGGTCAGGGACGCGCCGCCGCAGGCGGTTGCCCTGGCGTACAACACGAATCGGATCATGCCGCACCTCGACGCATTCGCCACGCTATGCCGGAAGGAACTCGGCCCCCGGGTGCGTCACCTGCCCCGACGACTGGGTGCCGGTGAAGGGGCGTCCGGCTCCACGCTTTGA
- a CDS encoding nitroreductase family deazaflavin-dependent oxidoreductase has product MPIPKSVARLNRVGLNKVTQHIAPWAPGFGLVIHQGRSSGRSYTTPVSVFRTPTGVRIALTYGADSQWVKNVVAAQGCTLRTQGRTLTLSEPRIVHDPERTSIRPLERRVLGMLGVDDFLDLNEYHGSAG; this is encoded by the coding sequence ATGCCGATTCCGAAGTCGGTGGCCCGGTTGAATCGAGTGGGCCTCAATAAGGTCACCCAACATATCGCGCCCTGGGCTCCAGGTTTTGGGCTGGTGATTCACCAGGGTCGCAGCTCCGGGCGAAGCTATACAACCCCCGTCAGTGTCTTTCGGACGCCAACCGGGGTACGCATCGCCCTCACCTACGGCGCCGATAGCCAATGGGTGAAGAATGTCGTCGCGGCACAGGGTTGTACGTTGCGAACCCAGGGCCGCACGCTGACCTTGTCCGAGCCGCGGATCGTCCACGACCCAGAGCGCACGAGCATCAGACCACTCGAGCGACGGGTACTGGGCATGTTGGGGGTTGACGACTTCCTCGACCTGAACGAGTACCACGGATCAGCCGGATAA
- a CDS encoding AraC family transcriptional regulator, producing MDTLTDVLERASVRGSLAASVVAGGRWGMLMDADAMPGAAFHAVTAGSACLLVDGRSPLSLVSGDLVLLPSGPTHVLASDPSAPVRPFDHDGAAAAVRAGENLPVGSQPAATRILCVAFRHDPATAFNAFGLLPDVVHVPALTAPPPLRSALQLLGDELGHPGPGTSAVLDHIVHIMLILLLRVWLESSRAEEHPPSWLRGLTDPVTGAALTAIHRDPAHPWTLDTLARSAGVSRATLVRRFSTEVGCPPSEYLTRWRMELAANKLRLTALPVAHIARDVGYSSEYAFNRTFARWQGVPPGRYRTAFLAAESEVSAPAET from the coding sequence ATGGACACTTTGACCGACGTCCTTGAGCGGGCGTCCGTTCGCGGCTCGTTGGCCGCCAGCGTGGTCGCCGGGGGACGCTGGGGAATGCTCATGGATGCAGATGCCATGCCCGGCGCAGCATTCCACGCGGTCACGGCAGGTAGCGCGTGTTTGTTGGTGGACGGTCGTAGCCCACTCTCTCTTGTGTCCGGCGATCTGGTGCTGCTGCCGAGCGGCCCCACCCATGTGCTGGCCAGCGACCCCAGCGCTCCGGTGCGACCTTTCGACCACGACGGCGCGGCGGCAGCCGTCAGGGCGGGAGAGAACCTACCGGTGGGCAGTCAGCCAGCGGCTACCCGCATCTTGTGCGTGGCTTTCCGACACGATCCGGCGACGGCGTTCAATGCATTCGGCCTGTTGCCGGATGTCGTACACGTTCCAGCGCTGACAGCGCCGCCGCCTCTGCGAAGTGCGCTGCAGCTGCTAGGTGACGAGTTGGGTCACCCCGGGCCAGGTACCAGCGCGGTCCTCGACCACATCGTGCACATCATGCTCATTCTGCTGCTGCGGGTTTGGCTCGAATCAAGTCGCGCGGAGGAACACCCGCCGTCTTGGCTACGTGGACTCACCGATCCTGTCACCGGCGCAGCGCTCACGGCGATTCATCGTGATCCGGCGCATCCGTGGACGCTGGACACTCTCGCCAGAAGCGCCGGAGTTTCCCGTGCGACGCTCGTGCGCCGCTTCAGCACAGAGGTGGGATGCCCGCCGTCCGAGTACCTGACAAGATGGCGAATGGAACTGGCCGCGAACAAACTTCGGCTCACCGCGCTCCCGGTTGCACATATTGCCCGTGACGTCGGATACAGCTCGGAATATGCGTTCAATCGGACCTTCGCTCGGTGGCAGGGCGTTCCACCGGGCAGATACCGAACCGCGTTCCTTGCCGCAGAATCCGAGGTGTCGGCACCGGCTGAAACCTGA
- a CDS encoding NAD(P)H-dependent oxidoreductase, with translation MRVLIVYAHPNPRSLNATLRDHAVSVLQRGGHDVQVSDLYAMKWKAVADADDFPSRDSSAPLDLVSASGEAYLAGSQMREIAAEQDKLLWADAIIFQFPIWWYGLPAILKGWVDRVYAYRFAYGYKDGTNAYRFGEGILAGKRALVSVTAGGPAADYGPRGINGPLEQLLFPFTRGALFYPGMEVLPIFAVYGAMFLDGDGVQCAREALEQRLMGLFTDTPIPFRRQNGGDYPDRHTLAEDVAPGVSGLAAHLA, from the coding sequence GTGCGAGTTCTCATCGTCTACGCCCACCCGAATCCGAGGTCGCTGAACGCAACCTTGCGGGACCACGCTGTCAGTGTGCTGCAGCGCGGTGGACACGACGTCCAGGTATCAGACCTCTACGCGATGAAGTGGAAAGCCGTCGCCGACGCCGACGACTTCCCGTCGCGAGACAGCTCAGCGCCGCTCGACCTCGTTTCGGCGTCCGGAGAAGCCTACCTTGCCGGTTCCCAGATGCGTGAGATCGCAGCCGAACAGGACAAGCTGCTGTGGGCGGACGCCATCATCTTCCAATTCCCCATCTGGTGGTACGGCCTACCGGCGATCCTCAAGGGCTGGGTCGACAGGGTGTACGCGTACCGCTTCGCGTATGGCTACAAGGACGGAACCAATGCCTACCGCTTCGGCGAAGGCATCCTCGCCGGCAAGCGAGCATTGGTTTCAGTGACCGCAGGCGGGCCCGCCGCCGATTACGGGCCTCGCGGAATCAACGGCCCATTGGAACAACTCCTATTCCCCTTCACCCGTGGGGCACTGTTCTACCCAGGGATGGAGGTGTTGCCGATCTTTGCTGTGTATGGCGCGATGTTTCTTGACGGTGACGGGGTTCAGTGCGCCCGGGAGGCGCTCGAGCAGCGGCTCATGGGGCTGTTCACCGACACCCCTATCCCCTTCCGCCGCCAAAACGGTGGCGACTACCCCGATAGGCACACGCTGGCTGAGGATGTCGCTCCTGGGGTCTCCGGTCTGGCGGCCCATCTGGCCTAG